The sequence below is a genomic window from Flagellimonas marinaquae.
AAAGTGTTAGGCAGATGATAATTAGTTTTTTCATTTTTGATAATTGTTTGACTGTTCGTTTTTTGATGTATGATTACTTAATTTGATGATGCAAAGAAATCCCTGAACGGAAGGCCAATCGTACTGAATTATGATTTCAAACCTTTTTTTGTTTGAGTCCTGGAGTCTCTACTTTCTTTTATTGACACGATGAGAACTAGCATGGGGAAAGCATAAAAAAAGCCCAACATTTAACCTGTTGGGCCTTTTTGCAAAAGATAGCTTTATGGTTTAGAGCAAGGTCTCTGGACCCCTAGTGAGTTTATGTACATTTTGGGTGATTTTTTCAATATCCCAATCCCACCATTGCAGTTCCAATAGTTTTGAGATGATATCCTCGGAAAAACGCTTTTTTATTTTTTTCGCTGGATTTCCGCCAACTATAGTGTAGGGTTCCACATCTTTTGTGACTACAGCCTTCGTGGCAATAATGGCTCCATCACCAATTTTTACCCCTGGCATAAGGGTTGCACCGTGCCCGATCCATACATCATTCCCGATAACCGTGTCCCCTTTGGTCGGGTAACTTTTGTCTTTCATGGCATCTTGCCAAGCACCGCCGAAAATGGCAAAAGGGT
It includes:
- a CDS encoding CatB-related O-acetyltransferase codes for the protein MKIPDPNTVYPLANYKNLCFLKNYINNPNIVVGDYTYYDDFEDVGNFEKNVKYHFDFVGDKLIIGKFCMIASDATFIMNGGNHLTEATSAYPFAIFGGAWQDAMKDKSYPTKGDTVIGNDVWIGHGATLMPGVKIGDGAIIATKAVVTKDVEPYTIVGGNPAKKIKKRFSEDIISKLLELQWWDWDIEKITQNVHKLTRGPETLL